The nucleotide window AGGCCAGCCAGTCGCGCATCCGGTACTGCGTCTCGAATCCGCCCTTTCCCGCGGCTTCGAGATCGCGCGTGACCGCGTCCATCCCTTCCTTGCTCGAAAGCCCGTCGTACTTCCCGCTGTTGACCATCACGCCGTAATCGCAAAACGCATCTTCCGTCGGCGGCTCGCCCTCGACGGGCCTGATTACGGTGCGGATTTCGAGCCCGTGCTTCTTTGCGAACAGGTAATCGCGCGAATCATGCGCGGGCACCCCCATCACCGCGCCCGTGCCGTATTCCAAGAGTACGTAATCCGCTATGAATACCGGCACTTCCGCTCCGGTCATCGGATGCAGGCAGCTTACGCCAAGCGCCAGGCCGCGCTTTTCGCGCGCTTCCGCGGTGCGCTCGATCACGTCAATCGCCGCGACCTCTTCGACGAATTTCCTTATTTCAGTGCCGCGCGCGCTCGCGGCCGCGATCCGCGCGACGAACGGATGCTCCGGCGCGAGCACAAGAAAAGTGACGCCGAAAAGCGTGTCTATGCGCGTCGTGAATACTTCGATTTTCTCGCCGATCGCCGGGAAATCGAACGCGACGCGCGTCCCCTTGCTCTTGCCGATCCAGTTTCGCTGCATCGTCCGCACGCGCTCCGGCCATTTCGAAAGCTCGTTTTCGATTCCGTCCAGCAACTCGTCCGCGAAGTCGGTCGTTTTGATGTACCACTGCGCCAGCGGCTTTTGGATGACCTCGGCTTCGCATCGCCAGCACTTGCCGCCAGCCGCTTCTTCGTTCGCCAGCACGCCGTGATTGGGGCACCAGTTGACGGGCGATTCCTTGCGGTAGACCAGTCCCATTTCATAGAGCTTTAGGAAGATCCACTGCGTCCACCTGTAATATTCCGGCTGGTCGGTGATAACGGTGCGCTCCCAGTCGTAGCTGAAGCCCATTATCTTCATCTGCCGGATGATGTTCTCGATGCAGTCCGCGTTCCACTTGCGCGGATCGATGCCGCGGTCAATCGCGGCCTGCTCCGCGGGCAGCCCGAAACTGTCGAAACCTATCGGGTGGAGCACGTTCTTCCCCTGCTTCCAGCGAAGCCGCGCCACCACATCGCCCAGCGTGTAGTTGCGCATATGTCCCATATGCATGTAGCCGGAAGGGTAGGGGAACATTTCGAGGACGTAATAAGGCTCTTTGCCCGTCGCGAAATCCTCCGCGCGGAATGCCCGCGCCGCTTCCCAGCGCTCCTGCCACTTCTTTTCGATCACCGCAAAGTCGTACTTCTCCCGGATCATTCCGAATCCTTTGTGCCCGCACTCTGACTGCGCGCGGCCTGAAATGAACGCCGATTATACCCCCAGCCGCCTGATTCGATGCGCAAAAAAGGCGCGGCGGTTACGTTGGAGGCGCAAGTCCGCCGCGCCGTCTCATTGTCGAAACCAGCCGGGACAGGCGATCCCGCCTCGCTCCCGCATCGGCCGTTACTTAATGCCGTCGAACTGCTCTCCCGATGCGGCCTGCGGCGCGCCCGGCGCCGTCTTCATCTGGCCCATCGAAGCCACGCCCATCAATCCGCCCAAGTTCATGCTGTCCAGCGCGCTCGATGGAACGAGCATCAGGCTGCCCTTTTCCTTCAAGCCCTCGAACAGCATATTCATCGCGCGCAGGTGCAGCGCGACCGGATTGTTCTGGTACGCCCGCGACGCCTCGGAGAAGCTTTCCGCGATCTGCCGCTCGGAGTCGCCCAGGATTATGCGCGCCTGGCGCTCCCGCTCGGCCTGCGCCTGCTGGCTCATCGCCTCCTGCAAGCCCTCCGGGATGCGGATGTCGCGTATCTCCACGCTGCGCACGGTGACTCCCCACGGATCGGTGCGTTCGTCGATCAGCTTTTCAAGTTGCTGGTCCAGCTTCTCGCGGCCGACAAGCAGGTCGGCGAGATCGGTTTTGCCGATTATGTCCCGCAGCGCTGTCTGCGCCGCCCAGCTCACCGCGTCTACGTAATCCTCCACTTCCAGCGCGGCTTTTTTCGGATCGTAGACCATCCAGAACATGACCGCATCCACGTTGACAGGCACCGTATCCTTGGTCAGCGTCTGCTCGGCCAAAAGGTCGGTGGTCCGCACGCGGATGTCAACCCACTTGCCGATCGTGTCTATGAACGGCACGAGAAAGAACATCCCCGGTCCGCGCACCGCCGTGAACTTGCCGAGGCGCAGGATCGCAACGCGGTCCCACTGGTCGGCAACCCGCAGGCACGTCAGGAACATAATGCCAAGCAGGATTCCGCCGAAAAACCAGATCAGCCCCGTCACCGGTGCCTTGTCCTCGCCGACGCGGATGATGTCGCGGATCAGACCGGTCACGCCCGCGATCAGGAAAATGAAAAAGATCAACAGGGGAAACGGATGCGTCTGCGTTCCCGCGACGCTCGTTGCGCCGTAACCCGACTTCAACATCGTGCTTCTTACGATCATTTTGCACTCCTTACCCTTCTTCAGAGCAGATTAAAAAAGTGATTTCGTTTTATGGCGCAAGGCAAGCCAAAACGTGCTCACTCCCGCGCCCGGTGTTTTTCGATCAGTCCTTCAAGAAACGCGCCGATTCGCTCCACGGAAACTCCATTGCGGACGGCAAGCTCCAATAGGCTCTCGATTTCTTTGAACACATCGCTTCCCAGGTCGCCAGCCTCGCCGGGAAGTACGTCGGGAACGTACGCACCCATCCCCCGGCGCGTCGTGATCATCCCTTCGGCGGCCAGCTCCCGGTACACCCGCGATATCGTGTTCGCGTTCACTCCCAAATCCACCGCGAGCGAGCGCACCGTCGGCATCTGGCTGCCCGCCGCCAACCTTCCGCTTTGTATAAGGAACCGGAGCTGGTTCTTTATCTGGACATAGATGGGTATCTCGCCCGTCATGTCCAGCGTCATTTCGAGCCCGGATTCACCTACCTTCGGCTTTCCTTTCACATTCCGAACCTCCTTATCGATCGGCGAATTCAAATCGAATCTCCGCCGGACGGCCGCGCCGCCCGCATCACCTGCAAAGCAGGCCCGCTATGTGCTTTAAAGACATCCACGGCCCCGCCAGCGACACGAGAATCCGGAGCGCCCGGATTGCCTTGTAAAAGACCCTGCCGGCGACGACTGCATGATCCAGCAAAAACATCTTCCTTCACCATTCCCTTGTGTCGCGGCCGCATGCCGCTATCTCCTTAAATTCCTTGCATCCGCTTGCAGAATCCCGATCAGGATCGCAAGCCCAATCAAGGTGTTCTCGCGGCCGCGCCCGAACCCGAATCCGTCCCGGAAAACCCCGCCGACCGCGACCGCGATTCCGGCGGACAGCATCGCCGCCACGATTCC belongs to bacterium and includes:
- a CDS encoding leucine--tRNA ligase — encoded protein: MIREKYDFAVIEKKWQERWEAARAFRAEDFATGKEPYYVLEMFPYPSGYMHMGHMRNYTLGDVVARLRWKQGKNVLHPIGFDSFGLPAEQAAIDRGIDPRKWNADCIENIIRQMKIMGFSYDWERTVITDQPEYYRWTQWIFLKLYEMGLVYRKESPVNWCPNHGVLANEEAAGGKCWRCEAEVIQKPLAQWYIKTTDFADELLDGIENELSKWPERVRTMQRNWIGKSKGTRVAFDFPAIGEKIEVFTTRIDTLFGVTFLVLAPEHPFVARIAAASARGTEIRKFVEEVAAIDVIERTAEAREKRGLALGVSCLHPMTGAEVPVFIADYVLLEYGTGAVMGVPAHDSRDYLFAKKHGLEIRTVIRPVEGEPPTEDAFCDYGVMVNSGKYDGLSSKEGMDAVTRDLEAAGKGGFETQYRMRDWLASRQRYWGCPIPMIQCPICGHSPEKYENLPVLLPTPDKVDMTRRDLGSPLNYVREFVECICPKCGGPALRETDTMTTFMDSAWYFLRYCDPKNDAAVFEPSLVNYWMPVDIYIGGIEHAVGHLMYARFIARAFARAGMLSFKEPFDVLFTQGMIYKDGAKMSKSLGNTVSPDEMVEEYGADTTRLFSLFGGPPERDLEWQNEGVAGCHRFIRRLWRMFYDYSRVREQLKGTPVAGEAGGGELVAEIKRHEHATIKGVTEDIEHMQFNTAIAKMMELINFLQPVLANELAPEAARIAAGDQTETKRAKEISIAFYQALESFVNLMSPFTPHIAEEMWEAMGHEGFVMHAPWPTYDESLIATAMVEIAIVINGKPREHVLVPADADEAAVQEIVLAQERVQEFIAGKQVKKFIYVQGRIANVVVA
- a CDS encoding slipin family protein, whose translation is MLKSGYGATSVAGTQTHPFPLLIFFIFLIAGVTGLIRDIIRVGEDKAPVTGLIWFFGGILLGIMFLTCLRVADQWDRVAILRLGKFTAVRGPGMFFLVPFIDTIGKWVDIRVRTTDLLAEQTLTKDTVPVNVDAVMFWMVYDPKKAALEVEDYVDAVSWAAQTALRDIIGKTDLADLLVGREKLDQQLEKLIDERTDPWGVTVRSVEIRDIRIPEGLQEAMSQQAQAERERQARIILGDSERQIAESFSEASRAYQNNPVALHLRAMNMLFEGLKEKGSLMLVPSSALDSMNLGGLMGVASMGQMKTAPGAPQAASGEQFDGIK
- a CDS encoding GntR family transcriptional regulator, yielding MKGKPKVGESGLEMTLDMTGEIPIYVQIKNQLRFLIQSGRLAAGSQMPTVRSLAVDLGVNANTISRVYRELAAEGMITTRRGMGAYVPDVLPGEAGDLGSDVFKEIESLLELAVRNGVSVERIGAFLEGLIEKHRARE